One Drosophila ananassae strain 14024-0371.13 chromosome XR, ASM1763931v2, whole genome shotgun sequence genomic window, ACTGGGCGCCAGAGTATCCGCCAGAGTATCCACCGGACTGGGCGCCAGAGTAGCCACCGGAGTAGCCCTCGTTGATGACCTTGACGATGACCACCTTCTCCACGGGCCTGGCAGGAGCGGGAGCTGGGGCGGAGTATCCACCGCCACCGGAGtatccaccaccaccagagtATCCACCACCGCCGGAGTATCCGCCGCCGTTGGACCATCCGCCAGCCTGTCCGCCGGAGtagccgccaccgccgccgccgccgcctcctccGAGCTTGCCGCTAAGGCCGCCGAGTCCTCCGCCCAAGCCGCCGCCAAGGCCTCCCAGACCTCCCAGCTTGCTCTGGAGGAGCTGGCCGATTCCGCCggcaccgccaccgccaccgccgccgccacctccGAGCAGACCGCCCAGGGAGGCGTGGCCGACGGCCAGGATGGAGGCAAGGATCACCAGGATGCAGGCAAAGGGCTTCATTGTGCTTGGAGAGGGAAGTGCTCGACGGAAGTTGCAGACGGCCGATCAAAACTAATAGCTACTCCGGCGGAGACACGCACCTTTATACCCGAAAATGGGTGGTCGGTTGATCGGTTATCGATTCGCCCAATTAGAAGCCACTGATGGGCAGAagagccacagccacagccagagccagagccggcTCTCGGCAGAGATCTTTCGGCCAGCTCTTAGCCATCGCCATGCCTCTTGGCCGTTTCATAATAACCCACATTCGACTATGCTCGTTCTTTTGTTTGTCCACATATGCTAATCTCGGCCTGCGCATGCGCGGCTTCTCCGCACAGTGGGTCGGGGGTTCCGCTGGTCTCTGGGGGCTTTATGGGGAGAGGGGATATGGAGGTGCTAAGCTACCTCAAGGCGAGTTTCGAAATTATGTcagaaaatggaaaaagtaCATAAGAGTACTGGGGGTTATCAATTGGGAAATTGGAGTGCCATATTCCGGGGGTTTATCTTTAAGAAATATGCTTTCAATCACaagaatttatggaagaaaataaatatatactaCTAGTACTAGCAGTACTGGGAGTTGGACAGTCTAAAGGGGGGTAAGAAATGCACTTTTAATGACAATGATTTTT contains:
- the LOC6505279 gene encoding loricrin; this translates as MKPFACILVILASILAVGHASLGGLLGGGGGGGGGGAGGIGQLLQSKLGGLGGLGGGLGGGLGGLSGKLGGGGGGGGGGYSGGQAGGWSNGGGYSGGGGYSGGGGYSGGGGYSAPAPAPARPVEKVVIVKVINEGYSGGYSGAQSGGYSGGYSGAQSGGYSGGYSGAQSGGWNKGW